The following is a genomic window from Nitrospira sp..
GAGCGAGTCATTAGTGAAATCTCGACAGGAATTAACACCGTCACAATTACGAATGGTGTCGATATGGGGTACTTTTCCCCAGACCATTCGCGCGTCGATGCCGACAAGATTGTTTTTACCGGTGTGATGGGGTATGGCCCCAATGAAGATGCGGCCCTATTTTTTGCGCGTGAAATTTTTCCTCTGATTCTTGAGCAACGCCCCAAGGCGCAGTTCTGGATTGTCGGCAGCGATCCAACGGATCCAGTCAAAGATCTTGGGCGAACTCCTGGCGTTCATGTGACTGGGAAAGTTGAGGATGTGCGACCCTACCTCAGTCAGGCAGGGGTGTTCGTGTGTCCGTTGAGATATGGGACCGGGGTCAAGAACAAGATTCTCGCCGCCATGGCCATGCAGAAACCGATCGTGGCGACATCGCTGAGCATCGATGGATTGGACCTTGCCGACAACCGCGAGGTGTTGCTGGCCGACGAGCCTCGGGCATTTGCCGAGAAAGTTGTCGGGTTGCTTTCTGATCCGAACGCTGTGGACCGGCTTGCGGGCAATGGATTGGCTCGTGTTCAAAGTCAGTATTCCTGGGCTGCGATGGGCCAGGCATTGGAAAAATCCATTCAAGCTGCCATAGAGCCCTGTAGGCGGCAGGCGGTATAGCGCTTCCTTCACGTTTTGAATGCGCGACAAGGTAGGACACCGTGAACATCGTGCTTCTCCAGGATTCCTATGATGAAGCCTTGTGGGATCAGTACGTACTGAATCATCCTCAGGCCTCTGGCTATCATTTGCTGGCCTGGCGGGGTGTCATTCGAAAAGTATTTGGCCATTCGACGCCCTACTTGATGGCAAAGGACGGCGAGGGGAGAGTGCGAGGCGTTCTTCCCCTTGTCTTTACTAAAAGCCCGATGTTCGGGCAATTTCTTACGTCAATGGCATTCTTTAACTATGGCGGAGTTTTGGCTGATGGCGCGGAAGCGGCCCAGGCATTACTGAATGCCGCAGCGGGCACCGCTCAAGAGGTTGGCGCGGCGCATATCGAGTTGAGGCAGGAAGAGCTCCTTGAAACCGAGTGGCCTGTCCGATCAAAAAAAGTATCGATGCGCCTGGCGCTTCCTTCCGACTACGATGCCTTGCTCAAAGCGTTTCCTTCCAAGTTGCGCAGCCAGGTTCGACGGGCTCAGAAGGAAGGGAT
Proteins encoded in this region:
- a CDS encoding hypothetical protein (Evidence 4 : Unknown function but conserved in other organisms; MaGe:77310380) → MKILVLAPDIPATSKMPGSPRLFNLCRELSRQHELFLLTYCSSDERRQSFLNDPTAAKIFSSVEVLPNPPAITWWGQQWHRLHLAASFETRFRFPEYHRAIRSRVREVCVQNRCDLTYVDLLPMGQYVDPGLDVPAIIDLHDSMTLMARRVLKTARGWRQRLAIYSHLMRIQQLEAALGRTFSLVVTNSSVDERVISEISTGINTVTITNGVDMGYFSPDHSRVDADKIVFTGVMGYGPNEDAALFFAREIFPLILEQRPKAQFWIVGSDPTDPVKDLGRTPGVHVTGKVEDVRPYLSQAGVFVCPLRYGTGVKNKILAAMAMQKPIVATSLSIDGLDLADNREVLLADEPRAFAEKVVGLLSDPNAVDRLAGNGLARVQSQYSWAAMGQALEKSIQAAIEPCRRQAV